From one Lycorma delicatula isolate Av1 chromosome 2, ASM4794821v1, whole genome shotgun sequence genomic stretch:
- the LOC142319516 gene encoding solute carrier family 25 member 35-like, which yields MEFITGALAAVGAGCITNPIDVVKVRFQLQGELKSKGHYAVHYKNFFHAFYVIGKTDGIFALQKGLGPALCHQVFLNGTRLGAYQFAEERKWNVDESGKISIFNTVCIGTVAGIMGAYAGSPLYLVKIHLQSKAAASIAVGHQHDHHGTFQALRSIFKEQGFFGLWRGVTGACVRLSVGSCSQITAFYLAREYLEEHQVLTSQKGIINTVVASAVGGTAAAIFMNPFDVISTRLYNQGVDKHGRGLLYKSYMDCVHKVWQLEGVSGLYKGLIPQFSRIGPHTVLSLVFWDILKQVFKKD from the exons ATGGAATTTATCACTGGTGCTTTAGCCGCTGTTGGTGCAGGATGTATAACCAATCCAATTGATGTTGTTAAAGTAAGATTTCAGCTACAGGGAGAATTAAAATCCAAAGGTCATTATGCAGttcattacaaaaacttttttcatgcatTTTATGTGATAGGAAAAACAGATGGAATTTTTGCATTACAAAAGGGCTTAGGCCCTGCTTTATGTCACCAAGTGTTCTTAAATGGCACAAGATTAGGTGCTTACCAGTTTGCAGAAGAAAGAAAGTGGAATGTTGATGAATCTGGGAAAATATCTATATTCAATACTGTATGCATTGGTACTGTGGCAGGAATAATGGGCGCATATGCCGGTAGCCCGTTATATTTG GTAAAAATACACCTACAATCAAAAGCTGCAGCTAGTATTGCTGTAGGTCATCAGCATGACCATCATGGAACATTTCAAGCACTAAGATCAATATTCAAAGAACAAGGGTTTTTTGGTTTATGGAGAGGTGTGACAGGGGCATGTGTTAGGTTGTCTGTGGGATCTTGTTCTCAAATTACAGCATTTTATCTTGCACGCGAATACTTAGAAGAACATCAG GTATTGACTTCCCAAAAAGGTATAATTAATACAGTAGTTGCTAGTGCAGTTGGAGGAACAGCAGCAGCAATCTTTATGAATCCATTTGATGTAATATCCACTAGGTTGTACAATCAAG gaGTTGACAAACATGGGCGAGGACTGCTGTATAAAAGCTACATGGATTGTGTTCATAAGGTATGGCAGTTAGAAGGAGTTAGTGGATTATACAAGGGACTTATTCCACAATTCTCTCGTATTGGACCACACACTGTTTTGTCTTTAGTCTTTTGGGATAttttaaagcaagtttttaagaaagattaa